One genomic window of Osmia bicornis bicornis chromosome 5, iOsmBic2.1, whole genome shotgun sequence includes the following:
- the LOC114878658 gene encoding F-actin-monooxygenase Mical isoform X6, protein MDHQQPGRKQTMNLSEMAIANDIFDQFCSATTLKSILGHFRDLCEVLKVRPNTIAQFYPKLKAKLRTWKAQALWKKFDQRANHKCYNRGKACPNTRVLIIGGGPCGLRSAIEAQLLGAKVVVVEKRDRMSRNNVLHLWPFVIQDLRGLGAKKFFGKFCAGSIDHISIRQLQCILLKVALILGVEFHESVSFDSLIPPPENQEEGKIGWRAKTTPSDHPVSQYEFDVLIGADGKRNTLEGFKRKEFRGKLAIAITANFINKRTEAEARVEEISGVAFIFNQKFFKELYLETGIDLENIVYYKDDTHYFVMTAKKHSLIDKGVIMQDHADTAKLLAKENVDREALMHYAREAAEFSTEYQMMDMEFAVNHYGQPDVAMFDFTSMYAAENASRVLERRGHRLLMILVGDSLLEPFWPTGSGCARGFLSSLDACWAIKGWGASVSPLEVIAERESIYRLLGQTTPENLNRDYAAYTLDPHTRYPNLNVSSVTPIQVRSLLDTDDPDSIKQPPVQSDIDIPKKRRRRDLRGDTQVHPDTLLRWLQKQVALYDSVQIEDMGASFKSGLAICAIIHRYCPDLIDFHSLNPNDPVTNNQLAFDILEKELGIPPIMTGEEMAQCDVPDKLAMFSYLTQIYEVFRGEIPYIKHPKLEPENEERPTHSKQLSQLTPDQKVLLIDRIVRQDSGTRTRHSRSRHNENMNPADKKSDTISRRSRKRRSTEKMGATVDREPKIHAGHHRNSIDEEFSGRIKSIEDKLKGSNPSEKKPRDLLRAIGKIEKTDWNVKEIEKKIEENKMGRSVRHEKMERVPKWSREQMSICFIQFLARQIKMEKKGRDQKESDSKYADIDSTLKNIDRKIKEGNVLGHNKVSAMAEQFSNKSQDAEPKLQKSNTKPTITLPAQGGSETCHFCNKRVYLMERLSAEGKFFHRGCFRCEYCSTSLRIGNHTFDREKNGGRFYCTQHFGFSGTLKARAEKKRIASVNKENIPNSPVNIKTPEKAKAPLEGVVGLDLLDRGQTPERIEFENLAEMSDAEEPQSQIDEDVWTDRNFGASTAEMGSSDDISDMSDSDDDNEVYEEAIDQPLTTEGTLELAKNWTLRYSHPHATLGQSDTGSNEYEDSSDEYTNEDDESTTATEDEDDIRARELRKQEVWLKNPTRSSDTDSGSETEVASNEGTSDESEENSATEISTDSEFEHDGATPTLHKIPEITINDSYVRKTRGNYVEPKKVQVKSKVISSVNGNLKQDKDPDEKLQMKADHSKHPPRAGKESTLNEQESNNTNRVPLMNPRKGDYLLNRTHSTEGIASKLSLELKKKYLLGGSAFGGSVMKSGSASNVDTQLRNLTDAISQHQKLLNPAPEPSPTMQAFLQGTSKLRSSNAQLSPISPTAIFSSSSVKSYSANRSSQNLLNNDNPMYKATILPEMSKTQLPDLVKESSILKSKTAPNIVCGESKSTASKEELTKEQVSSSQTATMVNSSQTMENVKNSQNVDTNESNGFRPRSPLHETSIIVPQVDWNKRKEESKETVSTEDSEIDSDSLSSTDGEAEEGVQNQQLSAVNLSPPRLQIHSTDGDLLLDEQADRYKDFDDAQSFEPDSIECPFLRDEETNDNIIRSGDPVSSMNKTSMELEIVKNEIEHLELQDDNKKSISNCSTPTSVASTVSNKQDDSEENDVTTAAFTETEFSEWARDGEVLVSDDLRDVEFNINPEFITTRRNGTSLGKTRNSSITIAKEEDLTDMELDSMKYNRKLEIPVNDTSKLLANGENIDFMDTDNESLLDDSLQDASNMVMLKNRGYVEFVNIKSAPTSSSSQERLITDAPIAQLDAENDSCSEEEAYNDRNVIEINPVTMDDVMNKLNGTVTKTENEIEEKADAKEDSVQHDQPPVEAVNKELFQSMEEDSLLIVEPAEDTTTSEVITILASPVNPQVSIVPTQIQEASQEEEPKTAADSSNPDYLEYVKRLQSRIAEFSNAKDSIDVRKSKRKNSKSSIQTRTAEMIAEEIKSQDAIINNSFNSPATSRKLEEITRERSKQKNVIQDLLMDKVEAHKQKSAEKKARRAARASSFTSTPVLSPIRPPVSNTSLVSKFTPTSIVTPENSPLRTTFADAKKCLETEETQRREEEVNEESKKNEIQSSENASLTEANNEAENNFKTPVAPPRLKHEEVRRTAEKARQDARERARLKSDEDLGLSPEDKIKELRMKVARRQLSMEERKSKEETQLEPRMRLYSSGENKTGLKLQTSKSTDNMKAVAEAINFSGLSTANTKSMDELLRTSGSPKSNTSVTVVKRDKKQKTKDPERRKSIIQAVSDFFFKKESSPSPSNQKDKLSMFRLSSKSKGKLYKSYSEGSDLDKIVPPKTNTRSKSVCEGMLTRNFLNENAPPIPPPPLNYTIPTTHVSDDSLSEDDTKTTAVSTSCMHKATVTEGSCNSISRKTKTTKRIARQAQLKRLRMAQEIQRKLEETEVKQRELESRGVSVEKALRGEGECSDREEADLLREWFDLMKERTELRRYEKELLVRAQEVQLEDRHERLQQELRERLADDDNKKTSDDVKKEGEILTEMLEIVAKRDSLIALLEEERQRYQDEDRDLEAQMLAKGLRLTPIKKCGPKYSV, encoded by the exons atggatCACCAACAACCAGGACGAAAACAAACGATGAACCTGTCGGAGATGGCGATAGCCAATGACATATTTGACCAATTTTGCAGTGCGACCACCTTAAAATCGATATTAGGACACTTCAGGGACCTCTGCGAGGTTCTTAAAGTCAGGCCAAACACTATCGCTCAATTTTACCCAAAATTGAAAGCGAAGCTTCGCACATGGAAGGCTCAAGCTCTGTGGAAAAAGTTCGATCAAAGGGCCAACCATAAATGTTATAACCGAGGAAAGGCATGTCCCAATACAAgg GTATTGATCATCGGTGGAGGACCTTGCGGGCTTCGTTCGGCGATAGAAGCGCAATTGTTAGGAGCGAAAGTCGTGGTGGTTGAGAAACGAGATCGAATGTCCAGAAACAACGTTCTTCATCTTTGGCCGTTCGTTATTCAAGACCTCCGTGGATTGGGAGCGAAGAAATTCTTTGGAAAGTTTTGCGCTGGCTCCATCGATCACATCAGCATCCGGCAACTTCAGTGCATCTTGCTCAAAGTCGCTTTGATCCTTGGCGTTGAGTTCCATGAAAGTGTAAGCTTCGATTCTTTGATACCACCGCCGGAGAACCAGGAAGAAGGCA AAATTGGCTGGAGAGCAAAAACGACACCGTCCGATCATCCAGTCTCTCAGTACGAATTCGACGTGTTAATCGGTGCTGACGGTAAAAGGAACACCCTGGAAGGTTTCAAGCGCAAAGAATTTCGAGGTAAACTGGCTATCGCTATAACGGCGAATTTCATAAACAAGCGAACCGAGGCAGAGGCACGGGTGGAAGAGATCAGCGGAGTGGCCTTTATCTTCAATCAGAAGTTCTTCAAAGAATTGTACCTGGAGACTGGTATCGATCTGGAAAACATTGTGTACTACAAGGATGATACTCATTATTTTGTCATGACTGCCAAGAAACACAGTCTCATAGATAAAGGAGTGATTATGCAG GATCACGCAGACACGGCAAAATTGCTCGCAAAAGAGAATGTAGATCGCGAGGCATTGATGCATTATGCTCGAGAGGCGGCTGAATTCTCCACCGAATACCAAATGATGGATATGGAATTCGCAGTGAACCATTATGGCCAACCGGACGTAGCTATGTTCGATTTCACGTCAATGTACGCGGCGGAGAATGCTAGCCGAGTTTTGGAACGACGGGGTCACAGATTACTTATGATCCTGGTTGGCGACAGCTTGCTCGAG cCGTTTTGGCCAACAGGATCTGGTTGCGCGAGGGGATTCTTAAGCTCTTTGGATGCTTGTTGGGCGATTAAAGGATGGGGCGCTTCTGTATCACCATTGGAAGTGATTGCAGAACGAGAATCCATTTATAGGCTACTCGGGCAAACCACTCCTGAGAATCTGAATAGAGATTACGCAGCATACACTTTAGATCCTCATACGAG GTATCCTAATTTAAACGTATCTTCCGTGACGCCGATACAAGTACGAAGTCTCCTGGACACAGATGACCCGGACAGCATTAAACAGCCTCCTGTGCAATCCGACATCGACATACCTAAAAAACGACGTCGTCGTG ATCTCCGTGGAGATACACAAGTGCATCCGGACACGCTGCTTCGTTGGTTGCAAAAACAAGTCGCGCTTTACGACTCGGTTCAAATCGAAGACATGGGTGCCTCCTTTAAGAGCGGTCTGGCTATTTGTGCGATCATTCACAGATACTGCCCAGATTTAATAGATTTTCACAGTTTAAACCCAAACGATCCTGTAACGAACAACCAGCTGGCCTTTGATATTTTAGAGAAAGAACTGGGCATACCTCCG ATAATGACAGGAGAGGAAATGGCTCAATGCGACGTTCCCGATAAACTCGCCATGTTTTCCTACCTCACACAGATATACGAAGTTTTCCGCGGTGAAATACCGTACATAAAACATCCGAAATTA gAACCTGAAAACGAAGAAAGGCCGACGCATAGTAAGCAATTAAGCCAATTAACACCTGACCAAAAGGTTCTGTTAATTGACCGTATCGTCAGGCAGGATAGCGGAACAAGAACGAGACACTCACGATCGCGACATAACGAAAATATGAACCCTGCGGATAAAAAGAGCGACACGATTAGCCGACGTTCtcgaaaaagaagaagcacGGAGAAGATGGGCGCGACGGTG GATAGAGAACCCAAGATACATGCTGGTCATCATAGAAACAGTATAGATGAAGAATTCTCTGGCAGAATAAAAAGCATCGAGGATAAGCTGAAAGGATCTAACCCGTCTGAAAAGAAGCCTAGAGATCTTCTACGTGCCATTG GTAAAATTGAGAAGACCGACTGGAATGTGAAGGAGATCgagaagaaaattgaagagAATAAAATGGGTCGTTCGGTTCGACACGAAAAAATGGAAAGGGTGCCGAAGTGGAGTCGAGAGCAG ATGTCTATATGCTTCATTCAGTTTTTAGCTCGACAAATCAAGATGGAGAAGAAGGGACGGGATCAGAAGGAGTCAGATAGTAAGTACGCTGATATTGACAGTACCCTGAAGAATATTGACAGGAAGATCAAAGAGGGTAATGTCCTTGGTCACAATAAAGTCTCGGCTATGGCCGAGCAGTTTTCGAATAAAAGTCAGGACGCGGAGCCCAAGTTGCAGAAATCG AATACTAAACCCACGATAACATTACCCGCGCAAGGAGGTTCAGAGACGTGTCATTTCTGCAACAAGAGGGTTTATTTGATGGAGAGACTTAGCGCTGAAGGGAAATTTTTCCATCGTGGTTGTTTCCGTTGTGAATATTGTTCTACCTCATTAAGAATAG GAAATCATACGTTTGATCGGGAGAAGAATGGCGGAAGATTTTACTGTACGCAACACTTTGGTTTCTCAGGAACATTGAAAGCTCGTGCTGAGAAGAAGAGAATTGCATCAGTGAACAAAGAGAACATACCTAATTCCCctgtaaatataaaaacaccTGAAAAA GCGAAAGCACCTCTGGAAGGCGTTGTCGGTTTAGATTTACTTGATCGCGGTCAGACACCTGAaagaatagaatttgaaaaCTTGGCAGAAATGTCAGATGCTGAAGAACCTCAAAGTCAAATAGACGAAGATGTATGGACAGATAGAAATTTCGGTGCTTCTACTGCTGAGATGGGCTCTAGTGATGATATCTCAGACATGAG tgaCTCGGATGACGATAATGAAGTATACGAAGAAGCAATAGACCAACCACTGACAACTGAAGGGACTCTTGAACTTGCTAAAAATTGGACGTTAAGATATTCTCATCCTCATGCTACTTTGGGTCAGTCTGATACTGGAAGCAACGAGTATGAAGATTCCAGTGACGAATATACTAACGAag ACGACGAAAGTACGACTGCCACAGAAGATGAAGATGACATACGTGCTCGGGAGCTGAGAAAGCAAGAAGTCTGGCTGAAGAATCCTACGCGCAGCTCCGACACGGACAGCGGTTCGGAAACGGAG GTTGCCTCCAACGAAGGTACATCAGATGAGAGCGAGGAGAACTCAGCCACGGAGATATCAACCGATTCTGAATTCGAACACGATGGTGCCACTCCTACTCTCCATAAGATCCCAGAAATCACAATCAACGACTCGTACGTTCGAAAAACCAGGGGTAATTACGTAGAGCCAAAGAAAGTTCAAGTGAAGAGTAAAGTTATATCGTCGGTTAATGGAAACCTTAAGCAAGATAAGGATCCCGATGAGAAATTACAGATGAAAGCGGATCATAGCAAACACCCTCCTCGCGCAGGGAAAGAAAGTACCTTGAACGAACAAGAAAGCAATAATACAAATAGAGTTCCTTTAATGAATCCACGTAAAGGAGATTATCTATTGAATCGCACTCATTCGACGGAAGGTATCGCGTCCAAGTTATCTTTAGAATTAAAGAAGAAGTATTTACTGGGTGGCTCTGCTTTCGGTGGTTCCGTTATGAAATCAGGATCAGCTTCAAATGTAGATACTCAACTGAGGAATCTAACCGATGCCATTTCTCAGCATCAGAAACTTTTGAATCCTGCGCCAGAACCAAGTCCTACGATGCAAGCATTTCTGCAAGGAACCAGTAAACTGCGATCAAGCAATGCCCAATTGTCCCCGATATCACCCACGGCgatcttctcttcttcttctgtaaAGTCTTACTCCGCGAATCGTTCATCCCAGAATTTATTGAACAATGATAATCCAATGTACAAAGCAACGATTCTGCCTGAAATGTCGAAAACCCAGTTGCCGGATTTAGTCAAAGAGTCGAGTATTCTAAAGTCAAAGACTGCGCCCAACATTGTCTGCGGCGAATCGAAAAGCACGGCGAGCAAAGAAGAATTAACAAAGGAACAGGTGTCGTCTAGTCAAACGGCCACGATGGTCAACAGCTCTCAAACGATGGAAAATGTAAAGAACTCTCAGAACGTGGATACTAATGAAAGCAATGGTTTTCGGCCAAGAAGTCCTCTGCACGAGACCTCCATCATTGTGCCACAGGTTGATTGGAACAAAAGGAAGGAAGAATCCAAGGAGACGGTTAGCACCGAAGACTCGGAGATAGACAGCGATTCCTTGTCTTCCACCGATGGCGAAGCTGAAGAAGGTGTACAGAATCAACAGTTGTCTGCTGTAAATTTGTCCCCGCCACGATTACAGATTCACAGTACAGATGGGGATCTATTATTGGACGAACAGGCTGACAGGTATAAGGACTTTGACGATGCCCAATCCTTCGAACCAGACTCCATAGAATGTCCGTTTCTCCGAGACGAAGAGACGAACGATAATATAATCAGGTCTGGCGATCCGGTGAGCAGTATGAACAAAACATCAATGGAACTGGAAATAgtgaaaaatgaaatcgaGCACTTGGAATTGCAGGACGATAATAAGAAGAGTATCAGCAACTGCAGCACCCCAACGTCTGTAGCTTCTACTGTATCGAATAAACAGGATGATTCCGAAGAGAACGACGTGACCACTGCTGCTTTCACTGAAACTGAATTCTCAGAATGGGCTCGCGACGGAGAGGTACTTGTCTCGGACGACTTGCGAGACGtcgaatttaatataaatccGGAATTCATAACCACCAGAAGAAACGGTACGTCGTTAGGGAAAACGAGAAATTCAAGCATCACCATTGCGAAAGAGGAAGACCTAACGGACATGGAGCTAGATTCTATGAAATATAACAGGAAGCTGGAGATTCCTGTTAACGACACCTCGAAGCTTCTAGCTAACGGTGAGAATATTGATTTCATGGATACAGACAATGAATCTTTGTTAGACGATAGCCTGCAAGACGCTTCTAACATGGTTATGCTTAAGAATAGAGGATACGTGGAGTTTGTGAACATCAAGAGCGCTCCGACGTCTTCGAGTTCCCAAGAGAGATTGATTACCGACGCTCCGATAGCACAATTGGACGCGGAGAACGATTCGTGTTCCGAGGAAGAAGCTTACAACGATAGGAACGTAATAGAAATTAATCCTGTTACTATGGACGACgttatgaataaattaaatggtACTGTAACGAAGacggaaaatgaaattgaggAAAAGGCAGATGCGAAAGAGGATTCTGTTCAACATGATCAACCTCCTGTGGAAGCTGTAAATAAAGAACTGTTCCAGTCGATGGAGGAGGATAGTTTGCTGATCGTTGAACCGGCTGAAGATACAACCACCAGTGAAGTAATCACGATCCTTGCCAGTCCGGTGAATCCACAAGTTTCTATTGTTCCAACTCAGATTCAAGAGGCCAGTCAGGAAGAAGAACCGAAAACTGCGGCCGATTCAAGCAACCCGGACTATCTGGAATATGTTAAACGATTGCAGTCTAGAATCGCAGAATTTAGTAATGCCAAAGACTCCATTGATGTGAGGAAATCGAAGAGGAAGAACTCGAAGAGTTCTATACAAACGCGTACTGCTGAAATGATAGCAGAAGAAATCAAGAGTCAAGATGCCATCATAAACAACAGCTTCAATTCACCAGCTACCTCGAGAAAATTGGAAGAAATCACGAGAGAAAGGTCTAAACAAAAGAACGTTATACAAGACTTATTGATGGATAAAGTAGAAGCTCATAAGCAGAAGTCTGCGGAGAAGAAAGCAAGAAGGGCTGCCAGAGCGTCTTCATTTACCTCTACCCCTGTTTTATCACCGATAAGGCCACCTGTTTCTAATACTTCGTTGGTTAGCAAATTCACACCTACGTCCATAGTAACACCTGAAAACAGTCCTCTGCGAACTACTTTTGCAGATGCCAAAAAGTGTCTGGAAACTGAAGAGACACAgcgaagagaagaagaagtaaaCGAAGAGAGCAAGAAGAATGAAATTCAATCTTCTGAGAATGCTTCGTTGACCGAGGCAAATAACGAGGCAGAAAACAATTTCAAGACACCAGTTGCTCCGCCAAGATTGAAACATGAAGAGGTAAGGAGGACAGCAGAAAAGGCGAGACAAGATGCCAGAGAAAGAGCCAGGTTGAAAAGCGACGAGGACCTGGGTCTCAGCCCTGAGGACAAGATAAAAGAATTGAGGATGAAAGTTGCACGAAGGCAGCTTTCAATGgaagagaggaaaagcaaAGAGGAAACACAGCTTGAACCTCGTATGAGACTTTATAGCTCTGGGGAAAATAAGACTGGATTAAAGTTGCAGACAAGTAAAAGTACAGATAACATGAAGGCTGTAGCGGAGGCAATAAACTTCAGTGGTCTATCTACGGCTAACACAAAGTCAATGGATGAACTTCTACGTACCAGTGGTTCTCCAAAATCCAATACCTCTGTCACCGTTGTGAAAAGAGATAAGAAGCAGAAAACAAAGGATccggaaagaagaaagagcaTTATTCAAGCAGTTTCAGACTTCTTCTTTAAGAAGGAATCATCACCTTCACCGTCCAATCAGAAAGACAAGTTATCTATGTTCCGTCTGTCATCAAAATCAAAAGGCAAA TTATATAAATCGTATTCGGAAGGGTCAGAT CTTGATAAAATTGTACCACCAAAGACTAACACGAGATCAAAAAGTGTCTGCGAGGGTATGCTCACTAGAAACTTCCTGAACGAAAATGCACCTCCAATTCCACCGCCGCCCCTTAATTATACTATTCCCACTACACATGTATCAG ATGACAGTTTATCAGAAGATGATACAAAAACAACTGCAGTGTCAACATCTTGCATGCATAAAGCTACAGTAACTGAAGGTTCATGCAATAGCATTTCACGTAAAACAAAAACTACAAAACGGATAGCTAGACAAGCACAATTAAAAAG atTACGTATGGCTCAAGAGATACAAAGAAAACTAGAAGAAACAGAAGTTAAGCAAAGAGAATTAGAAAGCAGAGGTGTTAGCGTTGAAAAGGCTCTCCGTGGAGAAGGCG